The proteins below are encoded in one region of Acetoanaerobium noterae:
- the ileS gene encoding isoleucine--tRNA ligase, which translates to MKFENLNNAAVKDNEQSLTAFWNEIDLLKKSVEAREDSPSFVFYEGPPTANGKPGIHHVLARTLKDSVCRYKTMSGYQVKRKAGWDTHGLPVEIEVEKKLSLGSKQEIEEYGIKEFNEACRESVFEYESLWRQMTERMGYLIDMDNPYITLDNNYIESVWWILDKFHKEGYIYEGHKILPYCSRCGTGLASHEVAQGYKEVKTNTLIAKFKRKDAENEYFLAWTTTPWTLASNVALAVSPTEVYVKVQQESEIYYLSKTLAPKVLKGEYTVLEEILGKDLEYIEYEQLMPFVKPDKKAFFVVLGDYVTTEDGTGIVHTAPAFGEDDYNVGRKYGLPVVQPVGEDGKYIGTIWDGRFVMEEGLDVDIIKWLAAENKLYSKEKMDHNYPHCWRCQTPLLYYAKPSYYIEMTKLKDQLVSNNNTVNWFPDYVGEKRFGNWLENVNDWAISRSRYWGTPLNIWTCSCGHKESIGSISELVEKSIEPIDESIELHRPYVDDIHINCPKCNEQMTRVKDVIDCWFDSGSMPFAQHHYPFENKENFDELFPADFICEGIDQTRGWFYSLIAISTFVMGKSPYKNVLVNDLILDKDGKKMSKSRGNTVDPFEMFDKYGADVLRWYLLYVSPAWTPTKFDVDALKEVQSKFFGTIKNVYNFFSLYANTDNIDPKEFFIPYNERPELDRWILSKYNNLKKYVEVELERYDMTKTVRAIQDFVNEDLSNWYIRRSRRRFWDTELTLDKKSVYNTTFEVLVGIAQMVAPFSPFLSEELYRKLTGELSVHISHYPRCNDELIDEKLEHKMDLVKNLVTLGRASREAAKIKVRQPIGKAYIDASYEAIMKDLLPLIEEELNVKEVIFSKDINQYMNFSLKPNFATLGKTLGPKLKEFSSKLSALDAPEAVNKLQNGDSIAFDLAGESFTFTKDDVLINVSPKEGFDVATENNLFIVLDTNLTPELINEGFAREFISKIQQMRKAQDLEMMDKIKVYFTSTEEVAKAIEIHTDYIKDETLAVEIVNGETSNMQEDIINGHDAKIAVEKQ; encoded by the coding sequence ATGAAGTTTGAGAACTTGAACAATGCTGCAGTAAAAGATAATGAACAAAGCTTAACGGCATTTTGGAATGAGATTGACTTGCTAAAGAAGAGTGTAGAGGCCAGAGAGGATTCTCCGTCTTTTGTATTCTACGAAGGACCTCCAACTGCAAATGGTAAGCCAGGAATCCACCACGTTTTAGCTAGAACACTTAAAGATTCTGTATGTAGATATAAGACCATGAGTGGATATCAGGTTAAGAGAAAAGCAGGATGGGATACTCATGGACTACCTGTTGAGATTGAAGTAGAAAAAAAATTAAGCCTTGGCTCAAAGCAAGAGATTGAGGAATATGGAATTAAAGAATTCAATGAGGCTTGTAGAGAATCTGTATTTGAGTATGAGAGCTTGTGGAGACAGATGACAGAAAGAATGGGCTATCTTATCGATATGGATAATCCATATATCACTCTAGACAACAATTATATAGAATCTGTATGGTGGATTTTAGATAAGTTCCATAAAGAAGGCTATATCTATGAAGGACATAAAATTCTTCCATATTGCTCTCGTTGTGGAACAGGACTTGCTTCACACGAGGTTGCTCAAGGCTACAAGGAAGTTAAAACAAACACTTTGATTGCTAAATTCAAAAGAAAAGATGCAGAAAATGAATATTTCCTTGCATGGACAACTACACCTTGGACTCTAGCATCAAACGTAGCGCTTGCAGTATCACCAACAGAAGTTTATGTAAAAGTACAACAAGAAAGTGAAATATACTATCTTTCAAAAACACTTGCACCAAAGGTATTAAAAGGCGAATATACTGTTTTAGAGGAAATTTTAGGAAAAGACCTTGAGTACATTGAGTATGAGCAGCTTATGCCATTTGTAAAGCCTGACAAAAAAGCATTCTTTGTTGTGCTTGGAGATTATGTTACAACAGAAGATGGTACAGGTATAGTTCATACAGCTCCTGCATTTGGTGAAGATGACTACAATGTTGGAAGAAAATATGGTCTTCCAGTGGTTCAGCCAGTAGGCGAAGATGGAAAGTATATAGGTACTATCTGGGATGGCAGATTTGTAATGGAAGAAGGCTTGGATGTAGATATTATCAAGTGGCTAGCTGCAGAAAACAAGCTTTACAGCAAAGAAAAAATGGACCACAATTATCCTCACTGCTGGAGATGCCAAACTCCACTTTTATATTATGCAAAGCCAAGCTATTATATAGAAATGACAAAATTAAAAGATCAGCTAGTAAGCAATAACAACACAGTTAACTGGTTCCCAGATTATGTAGGAGAAAAGAGATTTGGAAACTGGTTAGAAAATGTAAACGACTGGGCAATATCACGTTCTAGATACTGGGGAACTCCACTTAACATCTGGACGTGCAGTTGTGGACATAAAGAGTCAATAGGCTCAATTAGTGAATTAGTTGAAAAGTCAATAGAGCCAATAGATGAGTCAATTGAACTTCATAGACCATACGTAGATGATATTCATATAAATTGCCCTAAATGTAATGAACAGATGACTAGAGTTAAAGATGTTATAGATTGCTGGTTTGATTCAGGCTCAATGCCTTTTGCTCAGCATCATTATCCTTTTGAGAACAAGGAAAACTTTGATGAGCTGTTCCCAGCTGATTTTATTTGTGAAGGAATAGACCAAACTAGAGGATGGTTCTACTCACTTATTGCTATATCTACATTTGTAATGGGAAAATCACCATACAAAAATGTACTAGTAAATGACCTTATACTAGATAAAGATGGCAAAAAAATGAGTAAATCAAGAGGAAACACTGTAGATCCGTTTGAAATGTTCGATAAGTATGGAGCGGATGTTTTAAGATGGTACCTACTTTATGTGTCTCCTGCATGGACTCCTACTAAGTTTGATGTGGATGCACTTAAAGAAGTTCAAAGCAAGTTCTTTGGAACAATTAAAAATGTATATAACTTCTTCTCATTATATGCAAACACAGACAATATAGACCCTAAGGAGTTTTTCATACCTTACAATGAAAGACCTGAGCTAGATAGATGGATACTTTCAAAATACAATAACCTAAAGAAATATGTGGAAGTTGAGCTTGAAAGATATGACATGACAAAAACTGTTAGAGCAATTCAAGATTTTGTAAATGAAGATTTATCAAACTGGTACATCAGAAGAAGCAGAAGACGTTTCTGGGATACTGAGCTTACTTTAGATAAAAAATCGGTTTACAATACAACCTTTGAGGTTTTGGTTGGAATAGCTCAGATGGTTGCACCGTTTTCGCCATTTTTATCTGAAGAGCTTTATAGAAAGCTAACTGGAGAGCTATCTGTTCATATAAGCCACTACCCAAGATGTAATGATGAGCTTATAGATGAAAAGCTAGAGCATAAGATGGACCTTGTTAAAAATCTTGTTACACTAGGAAGAGCATCTAGAGAAGCAGCTAAAATCAAAGTTCGTCAGCCTATAGGAAAAGCATATATAGATGCATCTTATGAAGCTATAATGAAAGATTTGCTTCCGCTGATAGAAGAAGAGCTAAATGTTAAAGAGGTTATTTTCTCTAAAGATATCAATCAATATATGAATTTCAGCTTAAAGCCTAACTTTGCAACGCTTGGAAAGACTCTAGGACCTAAGCTTAAGGAATTTTCAAGTAAGCTTTCAGCATTAGATGCTCCAGAAGCAGTAAATAAGCTTCAAAATGGAGATTCAATTGCTTTTGATTTAGCAGGGGAAAGCTTTACATTTACTAAAGACGATGTGCTTATAAATGTATCTCCTAAAGAAGGCTTTGACGTTGCTACAGAAAACAACTTATTTATAGTTCTTGATACTAATCTTACTCCAGAGCTTATAAATGAAGGCTTTGCTAGAGAATTTATATCAAAAATCCAACAAATGAGAAAAGCTCAAGATTTAGAAATGATGGATAAGATAAAAGTTTACTTTACTTCCACAGAAGAAGTTGCAAAGGCTATAGAGATTCACACTGATTACATCAAGGATGAAACCCTAGCTGTAGAAATAGTAAACGGTGAAACAAGCAATATGCAAGAAGATATAATCAATGGACATGATGCTAAAATAGCTGTTGAAAAACAATAA
- a CDS encoding DivIVA domain-containing protein, whose protein sequence is MITPLDIENKEFKKGLRGYNENEVDSYLDEIKKEYENLYRENIELKDKLNALTEQIKRYKTIEETLKETLIVAQQTAEEVNASAQRKSSLIIDEAHHQAKKIVEQANNDVIQIKKDYENIRKEFVIFKGKFKSLLEDGISSIEETFKDIE, encoded by the coding sequence ATGATTACACCACTTGATATAGAAAACAAAGAATTTAAAAAAGGCTTAAGAGGATATAACGAAAATGAAGTCGATAGCTATTTAGATGAAATCAAAAAGGAATATGAAAACCTTTATAGGGAAAACATAGAACTTAAAGATAAGTTAAATGCACTGACTGAGCAGATTAAAAGATATAAGACCATAGAGGAGACTTTAAAGGAAACTCTTATTGTAGCTCAGCAGACTGCTGAGGAAGTAAATGCAAGTGCCCAGAGAAAATCATCGCTTATAATTGATGAGGCGCATCATCAAGCGAAGAAAATTGTAGAGCAGGCAAACAACGATGTTATTCAAATTAAAAAGGATTACGAAAACATCAGAAAAGAATTTGTAATATTTAAAGGAAAGTTTAAATCCTTGCTAGAAGATGGAATTTCAAGTATTGAAGAGACATTCAAAGATATAGAATAA
- a CDS encoding YlmH family RNA-binding protein, whose product MDKEKLTSFIKNVELKKTIIKNLSKAEGVIDNYDIRNTDFMNPFEKKNFISILKGLDSIGFRECSPSAMPERSIIQIFPEYIAEESLEKPYDIIKISGNFKFNKLSHRDYLGALLALGIKREKLGDIHVHEDCAYIIADKNVSHYIMFNLTSINKASITAKIIDEYDFEESIPNYQEKIITTSSRRADAVVSEIFNLSRAKIQEYILKERLYVDFELFTTNSREIKDGSLISLKGYGRAIFDEVISETKKGKMRARVKKVL is encoded by the coding sequence ATGGATAAAGAAAAGCTAACTTCTTTTATAAAAAATGTTGAACTTAAAAAAACTATAATTAAAAATCTTTCTAAGGCTGAAGGGGTCATTGACAATTATGACATTAGGAATACTGACTTTATGAACCCTTTTGAAAAAAAGAACTTCATATCGATTCTTAAGGGACTAGATTCTATAGGGTTTAGAGAGTGTAGTCCTTCAGCTATGCCCGAAAGGAGTATAATACAGATATTTCCAGAATACATAGCAGAAGAGTCTTTAGAAAAACCCTATGATATTATAAAAATAAGCGGAAATTTTAAATTTAATAAGCTCAGCCATAGAGACTATTTAGGAGCATTATTAGCTCTAGGGATAAAAAGGGAAAAGCTAGGAGATATTCACGTTCATGAGGACTGCGCATATATAATTGCAGACAAAAATGTAAGCCACTATATAATGTTTAACCTAACTTCTATAAACAAGGCTTCAATAACAGCCAAAATAATAGATGAATACGATTTTGAAGAATCTATACCAAATTATCAAGAAAAAATTATCACCACTTCTTCGAGAAGAGCTGATGCTGTAGTTTCTGAAATTTTCAATCTTTCTAGGGCCAAAATTCAAGAATATATATTAAAAGAAAGATTGTATGTGGATTTTGAGCTATTTACTACAAATTCAAGAGAAATTAAGGACGGCTCTTTGATATCACTTAAAGGATATGGAAGAGCTATTTTTGATGAAGTTATATCTGAAACTAAAAAAGGCAAAATGAGGGCTAGGGTAAAAAAAGTACTTTAG